Proteins from one Sylvia atricapilla isolate bSylAtr1 chromosome 1, bSylAtr1.pri, whole genome shotgun sequence genomic window:
- the COX6C gene encoding cytochrome c oxidase subunit 6C produces the protein MPAALLPKPQMRGLLAKRMRFHLLGAFLVSMGAATLYKFAVAEPRKRAYAEFYKHYDLKKDFEAMKAAGVLESAPPK, from the exons ATGCCGGCTGCACTGTTGCCAAAGCCGCAGATGCGGGGCCTTTTGGCCAAGCGGATGAGGTTTCACCTCCTTGGGGCGTTTTTGGTATCTATGGGAGCTGCAACTTTGTACAAG TTTGCAGTTGCTGAACCCAGAAAAAGAGCTTATGCAGAGTTCTATAAGCACTATGATCTTAAGAAGGACTTTGAAGCCATGAAGGCAGCTGGTGTGCTTGAGTCTGCACCACCCAAGTGA